The Fusarium falciforme chromosome 4, complete sequence genomic interval TGTATTGTGATGTTATATATAGGGGGCGAGGTAGGCATTACAAGGTTACTCTTCGACAAGTCATTTCTCATCTATCGCTTAATCTACCAAGTCTCCTTGTGCCTTTCTTCCCATTTCGTTTCAGAATCTCGAACATCTCCAACCGTCGCCATGTCTACTATGCCCTTCTTCCAACCTTCCATCCAACCTCTTCCTGCTGACCTGAACTTCCAAGGCCAGACGGTAATAGTCACAGGCGCTAGTTCAGACTTGGGACTTGAGTTCAGCCGCCAATATCTCGTCAGGAATGCCTCAACCCTTGTTCTGGCCGTTCGCAATGTGTCCAAAGGCGAAAAGACCAAGGAGACTCTGTTGACTGACCCGGCCATCTTGAAGTCAAACACAAGAGCCGACATTCGAGTCATGCAATTCGACGCCGAGTCGTATGAAAGCACCAAGAGATTTGTGGCGCAGGTCAAACAAGAGCTCAAGCAGGTGCACATCTTGATGTTGAACGCCGGCGCCAATGGCGTCGCCTACGAAGAGACTCGGGATGGCCATGAGAAGACTGTGCAAGTCAACTACTTGTCCAACGCGCTGCTGTTCTTTGAGCTTCTGCCTCTCCTGGAGGAGACAGCCAAACAAACAGGGAGCCCGACTCGAGTTTCACTGACAGGGAGTCGCATGTACGACACCGGCTCGCTCTGCAAAGAACCGGCATCGACGATACCACAGCCTATGCTCAAATTCCTCGATGACCCGAAGAACTTCAAGAGCTTCGGTCGTTACGGAGACTCGAAGCTGCTTGTTTTGTTGTTTATCCACCGGTTGGGCACACTCTATGGCTCTGATAAAGTTATTGTGAATAACTTTTGCCCTGGCATGGTCGACACGCCCATGACCAAGAATTTGCCTTGGTATCTTCGCGTTCCAGTCGCTGCATTGGGCATCTTGAGGAGAGTCAGGAAGGTAGAACATGGTGGATGGGTTGGCTTAAATGCCGCCGCAGTGGCTGGGCGTAAGTCTCACGGTCAGCTGATTGGCGACACCAAGATTGAAAAGGAAGCTCAATTTCTAACCTCTGAAACCGCGAAGCTGTTCCTAACGAGTGCACAGAATCGATGCATTCTACCAGTCAGACGCCATGAGAGTTTTAGAAGAGAGGTTGTGGCAAGACATGATTGAGGAGGTTGCGAGACTGAGCATTGTGCCAGAGTGGGCGAAGATGAATAAGATGCTTTGAGCCCCTGCCGAGTCTGGGCGGACGGGAGTTAGTGTCATGTACTTTAAATTGTAACTGAATGTATAGCTGGTGATATGggctattagtattatatccctGAGCTCCTTATTTTTGGCGTACTAGAAGCCGCCGACCATAGTTAGTACGTTCTATTTGCTGAACTGGTAGCTAGTATTTGAGTGTCTTAGCTCAAAGATGGGACCGAACTTGTTAGAACTTGCCGGCGAAGACCACTATTCTTAGTTGGGTCTTGCTCTCTGACTTGATGTTAACCACTACCTTCTTACTCACTGACCACAGAATATATATGGTCGCCACTATGTGGATTGATAAAATACGACGGAGCGACCTCCAGACCCCTTCGGCGGGCTTGTCGAGTTCACGGAACTAGTTGGTCCCGACAACAAGGTAGAGGCGCTGGATAATATTCTTACAAGAGACGCAGCGAGTAGTCAGGTAGTCCACCCTTCAATCGTCTTTTAATCTCTTTGCCGTTGCTCTTCGCCTGCATCTCCTTCGCTCTGCCCGTGGCAGACACGGAGACGGGCATTGAATAAACCCACTCTGCTGCCCAGCATGGAGTCGCCTTGGAAGAAGCGGTCAGGGGGTCCATGACGCGGTGTTGTTTCTTTGACACACCTGTCCATTCTCACGTTGCATCTGTTTGCCCGCCGATGCTGCCGTTTGTATGCGGCAAGAGTTTTGCCAGGCAGGGGATATTTGTGTCACGTAAACTCCCCTGTCTGATGCCTGCTTGTATGCATTGGTCTCCTGAAATTGTCATTTGATGCACACTCTTTCAACCCGCCGTTTGCCAGGCTTGCAGCTCTTTGTGTGCTCTTCTGCGTCACCCTGTACCTAGTTGTGGTTACACGGCAGCAATCTTTGATTCAAGGATGCAGATAAACGCCTAACCTCTCACAATCCACAGGAACGGATTCTCTTGTTCTGGTTTCCAACAGGCACCAGAGGCTTTCCCATCTCATGCCGAAGAATCAATCATCTTGCCTCCCAAACCACCATCACAACCCTGCTTCAGCAAAGAAGCAACACAATGGATATCCGAGCCTTTCTGCGAGCCCTCGTCCTAGACCCCGCCGGTTAGGTGCTTCTCCCCATCCTAGTTGCCTTTGCCGGGTACTACCCTGTCTCTACCTTCACATCAGGCCCTCAGCCGGTGACAAAGTCATTTTAGTcagccgtcgtcgtcactcACGTCCGCGACATGTGCCGCATTCGCTGGCGCATCCCCATGTCCAACCCGATCGACGAGCCCGAATCCTTTGATATCCTCGGCCTGGACCCGTCAAAGCGCCCCTTCCCCAAACCTGACTGGCTCAAGAGCGGCGAAAAGGTCCGCCTCGAAGCCGTCGATCTCATGATGGAGCACTGGGCCGAGAGAAACAACCGCATCATCAAGCACGGACAGGCATCTGAGCGAGAGCACTACCTTGACCGAGTCAGTGCGGCGCTCATCAACATCCCCACGGCAAAGGTTTACATAGCCATCATCTTGCTTTCCATCTGGAACAAGAGAGGGGATCGGCGAGTTGAGGTAGATGGAGTGTCTTTCGTGCCTAACGGGAGCATCAGGTCTGATGTGGGCGCGGATGATAGCGGGAGTTGTCTTTGGGCCGGCTCCTTGCGCATGCAGTAGCGGAAGGGGTTCTCGAGGACGTCTGGGTGTTCACCACACTCAGTGTCGCTTCTGGGGTTGTCCTCCGGGGCTAGGGTGAGGCATTTGGCCTCTACCTTGGGCGAGACTTCGAAGGTTAGGACGTTGAGAGCCTGGGAGGCGAGTAGGGCGAAGAGATGAGAGGGTGTCATGATCCTGTACTCGAATGCACCTCTCACCTCCTGTGTGAAGCATATTGGCCAGGATAAACGCATGTTAGTTGTTACCTGATAGCTGTTGTTGTCGTAGAGGTCTCGACTCATCCGCCTCAGTTCTTGGCGGGGACTCACCGGAGGGTCGTACCACATCTGGCCCGCTCCATTACGAACTCTTCTTCACAGGACAGCGGCTCATCGGTGGTCTTGACGGACCAACGGACGTAAGAACGTCACCTTCTGAGAGCAACGGCCTCAGGAAGAACACGTGCATGCGCGGCACTTGGAGCAATCTTATCCACAACTGTAGACCTGTATTCCGATGCGTCATTGCCTTTCTATTTATTGCCCCGAGTTTCTCTGCTCATAGGCCTAGGGATACTACTCTCATGTGAGACAGCGGAGCCGCTCAAGCGCCCTTCACGTCTGAGACGTTGGCAAGCACAGTCTCTTCCAGGCTAACCCAGCCTGGCCGCCCAAGATCTCGCAACAGCTGCTCGGCCTCAGCACGGGGCTTAATCTCATTGGCGTCTGATCCAGAGGAGAAGTTGGCGGGAAATTCCTTGTTAGGCGCGACCTTTCGGAGGATGTCCAGGATTTCATCCCAGTTAAAGCGGCCGGCAAAGCCAAAAATTCGCCGTTCCTTAATGTGGTCGAAGACCGCGGCTGCGACATGCAGCCTACCGGTATCCTGAACATTGATATAGTATTCTAGGAACAATTTAGCAATCACGCTCTTCGGACGGAGGAAAGGATACATACGCGGTACAATTATGTGGTGGAATGGGGTCACCTGTCCCTGCCATAGTGCAACGGGGAGGCCAGAACTGCTGGGATATCCCTGGTTGACTGGGTCGAGAGACTTTCCGAAGTTGAAGTTAGGGAGAACTATGCATGTCAATGGGCGTACACCATCGAAAGAATTGTTGAGTCTCTGACCTGTGTTGACGACTAGGTCAGGGCGCTTGTCTCGGTTCTCCTTATGGTACTTCCACAccaccttctcggcctcggttTTGCTGGCGGCATAAACAACGCCGCCACGCTCGGGAGTGTAGGGAGGTTCAGCCCACGCGGCCTTAACGGCGAACTCATTCCAAGTGTCCTCCAGCACTTCAACACCGGGGGCGCCTGGTACGGAGAGAACAgctgccgacgacgacgacgtcaAAACGAATCGCTTCACGGAAGTTTCCTTGTAAGCAGACTTGAGGGCATTCTCAGCAAAGGCGATAGCCTGGGGAATCACGTCGTTGGGGTCTGGGGCGAAGCTCGTGATGCTCGCGGTGTGCGCGACAACGGAAGTCCCTACGTAGTAGTTAGATAGTCGGCGCGAGACCCCAGCTACTCGCTCTCATTATTGGCATACCTTTCATGGCCTCATCGAAGGCTCCCTCGGCCGCCAGATCGGCCACTTTGAAAAGCTCGAAGCTCCCCTTGCCGTACTTCTTATCGAAGAGAGCTTGGAGCCAGGCGTTCTTCTCGGTATCTCGAACCGTACCGCGAACTTTGTAGCCGTACTCGAGGAACTGGTCGACAATGTGGGAACCCAACAGGCCGTTGGCTCCGGTGACGAGGACAGTAGAGCCCTTGGGGACTGCGGGGTTATCAAGAGGGGCCATGGTTTTCCTAAGGCCTGAGTAAAATTGTGAGTCGAGCACCGGAGTTGAAGtgtataatattcttagatagATGCACAGGTGGAAATGGATAGCAGATTGACCTTCTGAGCAGGAAGCTACCATCCGCCTTTATATACCACAGATGGAAGCTTACCAATCTATACGCTATGGAATGCGGACTTGCTGAAACTCCGCTATTGATCCGCAATGGGGTCACTCGGGCAGCTGTTACGTGGTGCTGCCGAAGGGTGTGCCATACGACGTTTCAGATTCAAGGAGGCGCAATATCTTGGTTCATTGACATCATAGGCGCGAATAACCTAATCGGCGGCATGCCACGCTGTTCTTTAGCTATTGCAAACACGGCATTAGACTCTTTGCCAGGAGAACTGGCTCTGGTCTCAAAACTAACCGGCCTAACCACTACGTACTGTGTTTGTCGTCATTGGCTGTAACTGTGTCCCTGACACCATGCCCTGCCGTGGCGTAGCTATATGAACCAGTCTTCGGCGTTTCCTACGCGCCATCTCTATACCTGAGTATGTGTTGGTGCTATCTCTGCAATATGGAGCgcagccaccaccaccacatgGTTGTTCCTCTAGCGAGTAGAGGCTTTGCGGAGCATTATAGCACCACTAATAGTTACCACTTCAGGTTTAAATTGCTGTGCATTGTCTCCAGCAGCACGGATTCTGTTCCATAGTGCTGGAATTGACAAGACAAGTGCTCAACGTCTTACTCCGCAGATGTTAGCTACCTAGCTCGCCGCGACAGCCTCGCCAAAGACCAGTACGGGCGCTGCCGTGGTAAAGTTCTTTACATCGTCTTGAACCTCTTTTGCTCCCTCCGATGCAGCAGCCTTCTGGAACGCAGCCGCACTCTCCCATTTAAGGACAGTATAGAGCTGGTAGGGGCCTTCACCTCCCAGCTTGATAACTTCCCAGCTCCTAAGACCTTCCGGCCCCCAGATCCTGTCGCAAGTTTCAGTCGCGTTTCATCGCATGAGTAGGGCAATGGTGAGATGAGCCTTACCTATCAGCAATCGGTAGATGCGTCTTCACATAGTATTCAAGGTCGAAGTCATGACCGACAGGGTACTGGAGAATAACAGTCGCCATTATGATGTGAAAGTGGACTAATTGACTGAAGACTGAAAGAGAAGGGATTCAAAGACAATAAAGAGACGAGGTATTAGCATTTATGCTGAGGCGGTCAGTCTAGATAAGATATATGATCTCaagttttatataagtaatcgtTAAAAGGAACGATAGTTTTGTATGAGTAATCTTTAAAAGCAGtgacaaaaaaagaaagaatggAGGAAAAAAGGTTTCCTAGTATGTTTAGACTCGGGGTAACTAAGAGGCCGCTTCTACTCGGCCGAGGTAAGGACGAGCTGCTTGCACTCTGGGTAAATACTTAGCCGGTTGCAGATCAGGTGATAAAAGGGATACTTGTACTTAGAGCTCCGCGGATCTTTTGGCTCGTATTCGCCTGGGGCGAACGGTACTACCCTTACGACTAGCCCCTGATGCAACGAGACCACTGGGTTTACTCATCGCTATCCATGCCCAAatagccatgatgatgagtcCTCCCAATTGAACGGAGAGCTCCACCCCAATCGAAGTGGCAATTCAGTTGGGATACTTGTCGATGTACCACAAGATGATACCAGCCGAGAACtcgataataataagatgaAGCATAGCCAATGGAGTCCAAGCCAGGATTTTTCCCATGCGGCTTAGCTGTTCGCAGCCTTCCGGTGTAAAGTGGAGCATCGtaggtggtgatggaggttATCGTGGCGCTGATAAGCATCCTACACGAACAAGAAACAGCACACAAGAGACAGCTATTCCTTCAATTTGGAGTCATCTCAAAAACACTCCTTTAAGGAGGCAGCTGCTGTCAGTGAAGCCGACATAATCATGTCAAACAGCATCATCAGTGTTTCCGTCGGGAACCACGAGTCCAAGGAAGTCATGGTCTCACTTATCCAACGCGACATTAACTTCTTTCCCTACACTGATCCAGAGGCTCGCCTCGCCGCGGTTCGAGAAATCTTTGCCCCAGACGTCGTCCAGTTTGACTTCGACGGCACTACCCACCACAGCCACGATGGCTTGCTAGAGCATCCCTCCTTTCTGCTCGACGCTGAGCCGCTCGAAGGCGGAGCTAGTGTGTGCCAAAACATGGCCAAGGGGCGCTGAGATGTAGTACTGGAGGGCACAGATGATGATCAAGATCAGATACCCGTTATCCAGCGTGGCGATGCCCTTGGAGTGTAGAATAGGAAAATTAAGGCATTATGGCCAGATGTTGATAAGCTTGATGACGTTTTGCTCTCTTAGTTAGGGTGCGGATACTCGGCTAAATCTCAACAAGTAGCAGGTTATATTTACATGTTACACCAGAAAGATCTTGCGTGATTGAACTATCGCCAGATAACTACAATCCTTTTCGGGGCTATAACTCAAAATCGTGAGACAGTTTAGGAAAGCTGAAACAGATCAACTTTACCGCTACTATATGCCGATTTGACGAGAAGCAACCCACCCGGGCGCAGCGAAACCTTATCCTGGCATTGAAACACTAGGCCCGGGAGAGGTTTCTTGAAACGGTCCTTTCCGTTTAAGAATTAGGCAGTTCGGCGATACGTGACCCGATCGCAGTTTCGAATACAGTATCCGATTTGCGCATTCACCTCGAGACCAGCCCCACGTCACACCGTGCCAGGCTATCAGATTCAGGCCGGAGAGTTGTCCGCTGGCATTGACCTGATATAGGATCATGTTCATGCGCAACTGGTACAACTTAAGTTAATCCACCATTCACCGAGTCGCAGGGGTTTAATTGGCTTCGGGGGGCCGAATTACGTTGATTTGGTAGGCCAATTTTCAAGAATATGAAAGagcccatcctcctccatccgCCTCTCTTGTTTCCTGCAGGCCAATTCGACATCTCACTCAATATGGCAGTCCTCTATTTTGTCGCTCTATGCGCTCTGTTTCTACTATCATGTCTTGGTCAGCCCGTCCAAGCCACCGAGTTTCAACAGCAATGTTCAAAATTGGCCAAATCTTTGAGAATTCCTAATGCAAACCTGACACAGTCAGAGTTTGTCGCAGTAAACACTACTCTGTCATTTCCTAATGTGGACCCAAGCTGCGGCCGCGCTTCCCAGCTTGTGGGGGCAGATCTTTGCCGCGTCACGCTACAGGTCGCCACATCGACAAGGTCTGGAATCAAGATGGAGGCCTGGCTACCGCAGAACTGGACCGGACGGTTTCTGAGCACTGGAAATGGCGGTCTCGGAGGCTGCATCCAGTACGAAGATATGGACTACGCATCATCCCTGGGTTTTGCCACAGTTGGGACCAACAACGGCCACGACGGCCAGGAGGGCAAAGACTTTCTCAACAACCCCGATGTTATTGAGGACTTTGCCTACAGGGCTCTTCATACGGGTGTGGTGCTGGGTAAAGATATCAGCAAGGCCTTTTACGGCAAACCGCACACAAAGAGCTACTATCTTGGCTGCTCCACGGGCGGTCGCCAAGGATGGAAGGAGATTCAGTCATTCCCAGAAGATTTTGACGGCGTTGTCGCTGGGGCTCCTGCTTTTTCTTTCAACAACCTCACATCTTGGAGCTGCCATTTCCTCCCGTTGACGGGCGAGGCCGGTGCCGAAACTTTCATTCCTTTTGATATGTGGCCCACTATCCATCAGGACATCCTAGATCAATGTGATGACCTGGATGGTGCAAAGGACGGCATTCTTGAGTCCCCAGATTTGTGTGACTATGATCCAAGTGGTCTTCTTTGCCAGGATGGCGAAACAAGCAACTGCCTCACATCAACGCAAGTCAAGACGCTTCGCAGCATCTATGCTCCATTGATGGCCGCGGATGGAAGCCTGGTGCATCCTCGGATGCAGCCTGGTGCTGAGCTGACAGGGGCGTCAGCTATGTACTTTACCGGCAAGCCCTTCTTTTCTGCTGACTGGTTTCGGTACGTCGTTTTCAACGACTCTGACTGGGATCCTCTCAGCCTCAAGCCCGAGGACTACGACCTGGCATCTGCCCTGAACCCATTCAACATCGAGACATGGCAGGGTGATCTGTCGGCTTTCCAGAAGAGGGGAGGCAAAGTCCTTCACTATCATGGCCTAGTTGATGGAGTCATTACGAGTGACAACTCGCCAAGATACTACGAGCACGTGTCACGAACAATGAACCTGAGCTCCGCAGAGCTCGATGACTTCTACCGCTACTTCCGCATCTCAGGCATGGCTCACTGTAGCGGAGGGCCCGGAGCTACTTTTATCGGCAATCAGGCGAAGAGCATGGCCAGTTTGGATCCCAGGGAGAATGTTCTCATGGCTATGGTCAATTGGGTAGAGCAAGGCGAAGCCCCAGACGCAATTCTTGGTACGGCCTATGTCAACGGAACCAAGGAAGCCGGTGTGGACTATAAGCGTTGGCATTGTCGGTGGCCTAGGCGCAATGTCTACAAGGGAGAGGGTGATGTAAAGGATGAAAACAGTTGGGAATGTAAGGATACTTAGTTTAGATTCTATGGTCTCCTAGCCTCTGGGAACCTGGATCCTAAAGATGCCAAGATCGGGTACCGATGGGCATGAAAACACAGTATGCTATGTTCCAAGAGATACTATGGGCTCACCCAAACACACCTGCTAGTCGTGACACGAAAAGCAGCCAGCACTGTTCTTCACAAAAACTCTACCTCTCAGAAGCCTGAACCTGACCGTGGCCTCCATTTACGCCAGCCCTCTTGTTTCTGGGCTCAAACACTCCTGCGGCCACCGCGATACAAAGTAGAGCTACTGGCACTGTCCAACCATCGCGATATAGTGGCTTGTCTTACTGTCGAAAGATCTGACTCCCCACAATCCCGGCATAATTACTTAGCATGATGTAGATTGCCTTAGTCACGTTGCGCTATTCCGCGCTTCTTGAATTGAGGGCAATCCAAGAGCCGATGATTGGGTCTGGTGCGGGTATGTGATTAGTATTCTCTGCTTCAAACGTTAGAAGTCTTATGGCAAACGCCAACAACTGAGAGCGCCAAGGTCAATATAGCGTAGCGGGTTTCTTTGGGCTGGTTCTCAGTAATGAGGAGAGTGACGAGCTTCAAAAGTAGTAGGAGGCTTTGTATAGTAGGGCTGGGTTCCTCACTGTGAAAAGCCACCATAAGCTGAGGCCAAGTAGCATAGAGAAGCCTCGCCGTCGAGTACGGTCACTGCAGATGTATTAGACAGTCTGTGGAGGCAATACATCAGCAGCTCACTTACGTCAGGATGCCGAAGACTGGATCCAAGAGAAGCTGGATCCAAGAACCGACTGAAGCAAGAGCTTTGGACTCTGGGCTACCGTAGCCAAAGCTGTTAATGATTGTTGGCCCGTAAAATGCGAGAGCATTTGCAAGTGCATTTCCAAGAATGGCAACCAGTAAATGTGGATAGATGGTCCAATTCTTGAGTGAACCAGGCATCTTTCATGCTAACGGATCGCCGTTTCTGATCTTTGGTCGGGTCATTTATCATGACCCTCCTGATCCCAACCCTAAACATAACGGCTCCAAGAGCTCTCAAGAAGATAGCAACAACTAAGTTACGCAGTAGTGATAATGCACAAACCCCCGACTGTCGCAAGTTGTCTTCCACATGGCGTAAGGGGAAAGTATAGCTCCTGGCTCTCTATTCCACATGAGGCAAGGCTTCCTAAGGATCCAATTCTTTCTTCTAATTGATATAGGAGGCGGGGCTCCCATGGAAGAGAACGATCTGAGTTTTGCAAATCATACTTCCCCGGGCGTATTCCAATACGACCAAACCAGGGAGATCGAAGCTAGGACCTTTGAGCTCCCTGGGGTCTTCCAACCCCCACCAGCGGTGTCCAATGACCGCCATCATCTCTCTTAGATCACATTCCAACCTTGTTTCCCATGCACTTTAACGGCATCTTGATGAGAGTACAAATATGAGCTGAATTCTTTTAAGAAACAATGCAGATACCCTAGACAAGAGCATGGTCATCTCTTCAAACTGACTTGCACTATGTGCTAGCTTCACGATGAATGAGGCAATAGATACAGCTACATATATAGACGAGCCCTCTGGCCGACAAATCGTCCACGAGTTCATCATGGTCTCATATCCTTTGAGGATTGTGCGCCTGAAAATGTCAAGGTTCGGTACCGATGGGCACAAAAACTCGACGTTCTATGTTTTGAGAGACATGCTATAACACATGTATGGTATAATAGTGATAAATGACAATTAAGCGGATGGACGGGACATGTGGGCCTCTGAAATGGGTATGGTTGATTATTTGAGTCTGATGATGGGCCGCATAAGGTGAGGATCTACGATACACCGTTGTGGCTCGGCCGAATATCT includes:
- a CDS encoding Short-chain dehydrogenase/reductase family protein, producing the protein MSTMPFFQPSIQPLPADLNFQGQTVIVTGASSDLGLEFSRQYLVRNASTLVLAVRNVSKGEKTKETLLTDPAILKSNTRADIRVMQFDAESYESTKRFVAQVKQELKQVHILMLNAGANGVAYEETRDGHEKTVQVNYLSNALLFFELLPLLEETAKQTGSPTRVSLTGSRMYDTGSLCKEPASTIPQPMLKFLDDPKNFKSFGRYGDSKLLVLLFIHRLGTLYGSDKVIVNNFCPGMVDTPMTKNLPWYLRVPVAALGILRRVRKVEHGGWVGLNAAAVAGRKSHGQLIGDTKIEKEAQFLTSETAKLFLTSAQNRCILPVRRHESFRREVVARHD
- a CDS encoding Epimerase domain-containing protein, whose amino-acid sequence is MAPLDNPAVPKGSTVLVTGANGLLGSHIVDQFLEYGYKVRGTVRDTEKNAWLQALFDKKYGKGSFELFKVADLAAEGAFDEAMKGTSVVAHTASITSFAPDPNDVIPQAIAFAENALKSAYKETSVKRFVLTSSSSAAVLSVPGAPGVEVLEDTWNEFAVKAAWAEPPYTPERGGVVYAASKTEAEKVVWKYHKENRDKRPDLVVNTVLPNFNFGKSLDPVNQGYPSSSGLPVALWQGQVTPFHHIIVPQYYINVQDTGRLHVAAAVFDHIKERRIFGFAGRFNWDEILDILRKVAPNKEFPANFSSGSDANEIKPRAEAEQLLRDLGRPGWVSLEETVLANVSDVKGA
- a CDS encoding Carboxylic ester hydrolase; translated protein: MAVLYFVALCALFLLSCLGQPVQATEFQQQCSKLAKSLRIPNANLTQSEFVAVNTTLSFPNVDPSCGRASQLVGADLCRVTLQVATSTRSGIKMEAWLPQNWTGRFLSTGNGGLGGCIQYEDMDYASSLGFATVGTNNGHDGQEGKDFLNNPDVIEDFAYRALHTGVVLGKDISKAFYGKPHTKSYYLGCSTGGRQGWKEIQSFPEDFDGVVAGAPAFSFNNLTSWSCHFLPLTGEAGAETFIPFDMWPTIHQDILDQCDDLDGAKDGILESPDLCDYDPSGLLCQDGETSNCLTSTQVKTLRSIYAPLMAADGSLVHPRMQPGAELTGASAMYFTGKPFFSADWFRYVVFNDSDWDPLSLKPEDYDLASALNPFNIETWQGDLSAFQKRGGKVLHYHGLVDGVITSDNSPRYYEHVSRTMNLSSAELDDFYRYFRISGMAHCSGGPGATFIGNQAKSMASLDPRENVLMAMVNWVEQGEAPDAILGTAYVNGTKEAGVDYKRWHCRWPRRNVYKGEGDVKDENSWECKDT